The stretch of DNA tattaTACTTTAAATATATAGTTCATGtataattctttgctcccctttttgttcctctgtctgcttggttgttataaaggaatccagtatagGATGGTATCcaataaaaatcaacatttgcacctttCATAAATAGGGAGTGTGGTTAAATACCCAGTTATAAACAATACATTTTCTTTCTGATTATTTCCCAAAAGGATCAAACATTTTAaaactgtctttctgtttgtcaatgTGCACAtcacttttattttgtttgttatggGAGAGGTAAAAAGCAAATGTTACATTAGGGCAAACTGATGATCCTCTGAAGTCTTTCATGGTAAAAGGGGAATGTCCACCTGGCAGGTGACCAGATGATCACAAACTGATCCAATAAGAAGTGTGCCTTCGAAGATCACAGCTGAAGAGGATGCGGAAACTAACTTTCCATGGTCATACATCAGTTCCTGGGAGGATGTTATCGCACCATTCTTTACTTCCAGATGGAGAACCTGAATCACAAACACCAGCTTTTATTCAGGAAAGTGACAGGAATATTTTTACCATAAAGACCAGCTTCCTATCAGGAAAACATAAGAACATCTGTACCACGAACACCAGGTTTCATTCAGGAAACTTGAGGAATACTGTTTCACAAGCACCACACATGGTAGCAGCATACCTTGACTCATGgtagtgtcttgtctgtctcgtgTGACTATTTCCTTATGGAACGGACTGGACTGTCTTGGTTGCTTTCAGAATAAGTTGGCATAGGGAGAtttagtgtggtttttttttttaatgatttttgtctGTGGACTTGATTAATCAATAAAACCAAGGATGACCATTTGATGTCATGCAAAAGAAAAATGTCCACCGATATATCAAGAAATGTAGACATTCATGAACATcacatgttccccccccccaaaaaaaaaacaccaaacaaacaaaccggaacATGGGTGGGAGTAAAAATAGTCACATGTTAAAGCCTGCTTattatacaagtgaatgtgggagtcgcagcccacaaacaaagaactaTACATGTTGACAttgtaaaaacaaaatgtaagGAATAAGTGATTTCATACACTCTGCTTTGTTGTTAAGGTAACAAAAGTATGGTAACCTTGATCTTGCCAAGCAAGGGAAGGGCATACAGTAtgctaacatgaaaaaaaagtcaccttATAATTGAATAAGGTCAGTAAGAGTGTTTCATACAGCTGCATTTATCTCTGAGACTAAAACTGCCTCATGTTCTAATAAAAGAGACAAAGTCTGACAAAGTTGCAAAACTGTCATCACCTGGGATGGAGACTTCTGAGAACCAAGGTCCTCCATGTGCCTGAAGAACATGTAGACCATAGGTGAGCAGGCAACGTACAGGTTACCTGTGGTCTGATCCACGTGGATGTTGTCAGGCCAGGTGTAGATAGGGTACACCTGCACCAAACACCACCCTGAGCAGTACATGCATATTTGGAAGTCTGTatgatacatgcatgtgtgtacaattTTGTGATCAGAATACTCATTATTTTGTCTCAGTAAAGCCATGTGCAAGAGCTGTAGTAAacatgatggttgtgtgtgtgtgtgttgagtcggGCCTTATGTGTCTGTCAGAGGCTTGCAGTATATGAATTAGAGTGTGTGTAAGCAGGGGATAAGGACTGGGAATGTATGTTTTTGTGGAGGGTGGgacctgcgtgtgtgtgagaccatACAGATCGTGCATTaaggtgtgcatgtgtatgtatgtgttcattctttagtttaacatcttttcagtTTAAGTCAGTGTTccatgtgcgtgtgcctgtgcgcaTTTGCTAACGGGGCCCATTTTTGCTGTATCTCAGTTATCATGGTGATGTTTTAAatgtatctttttaaaaaaataaaaatctttcttattttgttttattgatttACTCACTCACctttatgtagccaagcgctcagctggtaTCAATGACCGCTGTAGCCTAAATGCTGAGCCCTTTCTAAACAAATGCTACAAACATTTATTAAGCCACGTTTGTGTATATTCAGTGCCAGATTACGTCTGTTGTGCTTATCTACACACTTTTATTAGTTAGAATccaattttgattttatttttatccATCGTCAGCTGAGTGCGACATTGATggttacgtcattttgtcttttcgtCAGATAAAATGCTACAATCTTTAATTCTTTAAGTGATTGCTCATTGTACACTACAACCATactattatagtgtttggataaGATTAGACCAAGCTTTTAAAAGATACAAAGCTGATTTTCAATGTCGACAATCACATCACAACTATAGTGTTGCTTGCCGGCTTGGGCCAAGTAATCATATCACATACGtgcatagtgatgtcactgaagaCGTCATCAGAAAAGGGGAAATAACTCTGAAAGGCTGAAAACTCACACAGTTTGTCctgagtggtatatctccagatcatTTTCTGACTTTTTGGCTTATTGTTTTAGATATTGTTTTGACTTGAAACGCCACTTTCTACTATTTTCCCCCTGGCGCTGAAGGGGTTTAGATTATAGATTCATCTCAAAATTAATAACCAATACTTCATTTTGTGCTCATTAGAAAGGTGGTGTTGAGCCCTATGTTTTGCGACAGTGATATCCGACGTAAATTGGTCAAGTTCTGAAATCATTTAGAAGTCTATCACTGAACAGCTTTCAACAAACACAAATTATTCAAATACTGAACTCAACAGTCTCGTTTTGGTGTATCATCTGCGGAGCTGGCTGAGTGATTCGCTTGCCAGGCGACTATGAATTGTCCAGTGATCACTGCCAGCTGATCAGTTTTCACAGGTGTGTTTGAGTCCACATGCTCAGTGGTTAGCACCAGGGTCTGCTGCCTAAAATTCTACTGcgctgtcttctttttctcctctcctccttttctttacCTAATTTAACTATtggaataaaacaatagaaaaaccctgcGTGACCGCATGGCTTCTATATGACCCTGGCCTGTGCGAGAACCTTTTAATCCCTAAAAATTGAATTCATCGATCCGGCTTTTATTCAAATCTCTTTTATCTACCATCCCCCTTGCCACACGGTCGGTTACACAATTGGCGTCATCGACAGGATTAATCCAAAAATATTCTCTTTAATCTTTTAATCCCCGTAACCAAATTTAAAACCCACAGCAATCTAAAACCCATTACCACCCATTGTACGTTGCATTCATTTTGTCATATTTCATcatttctgcatcagtttgatatTCTTTATAGTGTTTGCAGTgaaatggtttttgtttttaaagttggATTGGTAGGGATTGCAGATGGAATTTGTTGGGAGTAGAAAGAACCTGAACCTTCAAGAACTGCGAGTTGGGGTTATTTCAGCCTCTCTTTGGTAGAGAGCCATAAAAATGCTCCCAGGGGAGTATGCCTAATCGATTGCAGTTTCGTCCCCTGTGGACTCCGTCATTTCGGTGATGGCAGTGAACCATCCCTCGCGGCAAGTGATAGAGAGAACACATGTGAACACACTCACCTGCGTTCGTGCCAGCGTGTTATTACTGTTTCTTCTGTACACCAGGATCTCCCGTGCCGCCATGTCGGCCACATACACTGTTCTGAAACGTAATGGTTACtttttgcatacacatgtatgtctctcaatatgtatgtatgtgtgtctatatatatatatatatatatatatatatatatatatatatgtgtgtgtgtgtgtgtgtgtgtgtgtgtgtgtagatagatagagagaggtatatatatatatatatagtgtgtgtgtgtgggggggggggggaagtatggGAAGAAAACGTGTACTTCACTGCCGTACATACAAACTGATGATGGATGAAACTGTACACATGTACTTCACTGCCGTCCATAAATACAGAGGACATCAACAGGATGATGGAGGAAGTACACATGTACTTCACTGCCGTACATACGGGGGACATCAAGAGGATGATGGATGAAGTACACATGCACTTCACTGCTGTAGATAAAAGTAGAGGACATCAACAGGATAATAGATGAAACAGTACACATGAACTTTACTGCCGCACATGAAAACAGAGGACATCAACAGGATAACAGAGTGAAACAGTACACATGCACTTCACTGCCGAACATGAAAAAGCAGAGCCTGACATCAACAGGATGATGGACTGACTAAGTACACGCGTACTTCACTGCTGCACATAAAAAGCACAGGACATCAACAGGATGATGGATGAAGTACACATGTACTTGTGGTCTGAGGACATGGCCACGCCATTGGCGCTGGTGAGGCCCCCGTCCACAACCGTGTAGGAGTGGCCGTCGTAGTGCACAACGTTGGTGAGGCGCAGCTCCAGCAACAATTCCAGCACCGCCCACGGCATGGTGCGAAAGTAGTTGCAGTTGGTGAAGTAGAAGCTGTTCTCTCCTGTCGCCAGGATATCGTTCACCCTTCACAAGAATTTCCGGCAATGTAATGGTTACTGGACATAAACATTAGAGTAGATCCACCAACCAAACACAGCTGAAACATGACCCGTGACATCATAGACCACACCTGCATCTCGCCCCATCTTATACTACTGACggactacatatatatatatatatatatatatatatatatatatatatatatagagagagagatagagagagagagagagatatgtgtgtgtgtgtgtgtgtgatggcgaaCTGATT from Babylonia areolata isolate BAREFJ2019XMU chromosome 18, ASM4173473v1, whole genome shotgun sequence encodes:
- the LOC143292399 gene encoding serum paraoxonase/lactonase 3-like isoform X2 produces the protein MGAIVKAVAAVLLAICVRRVLRIYNICGGFANYHQHHPGPCKQVEGIQLGSEDFHTLSDGQTFISSGLRYMAMTPQTREYLSQNGVRGRMYLLDLRDPSAGVRELEIITSGLFSTYTFVPHGISVWEDEVTGRHVLFVVNHRYQEGPIDSRVEKFIYDADRQALVHVATFSDPSMMVVNDILATGENSFYFTNCNYFRTMPWAVLELLLELRLTNVVHYDGHSYTVVDGGLTSANGVAMSSDHKTVYVADMAAREILVYRRNSNNTLARTQVYPIYTWPDNIHVDQTTGNLYVACSPMVYMFFRHMEDLGSQKSPSQVLHLEVKNGAITSSQELMYDHGKLVSASSSAVIFEGTLLIGSVCDHLVTCQVDIPLLP